The Erythrolamprus reginae isolate rEryReg1 chromosome 3, rEryReg1.hap1, whole genome shotgun sequence genome contains a region encoding:
- the PPP1R3D gene encoding protein phosphatase 1 regulatory subunit 3D, with protein sequence MSTQTVCPQGQKVLRPPRRSSNCLSDLYQNMVQGEESQSVGRKKCQPLHSSSSAGQLTSCLPGKTERRLPQSTTVTSCDPHLRPIMRRRARSLPSSPERKRSGVAPCRVLGCNTRKNRVRFADALGLELTEVKVFQAGEEPSIPLHVLSRLSINSDLCCSRLDLEFTMQCLVPDFQQPGDCEDFFSRLQQQQVCLERVSSSDLGLNGTIRVINLSFEKQVAVRYTFNHWTSQHEINAQWHSSLAGQDSETQVDIFTFFLPMPPFLLQLSSVIEFAILYRVNGQEHWDSNQDKNYTLTCRNHPLKMPRECEESWIHFI encoded by the coding sequence ATGTCTACTCAAACTGTTTGCCCTCAGGGGCAAAAGGTGCTGAGACCTCCCCGGCGGAGTTCCAACTGTCTCTCTGATCTGTACCAGAACATGGTCCAGGGTGAAGAAAGCCAGTCGGTGGGGAGAAAGAAGTGCCAACCATTGcatagcagcagcagcgccggccaATTGACCTCCTGTCTTCCCGGGAAAACTGAGCGCAGACTTCCTCAGAGCACCACGGTTACAAGTTGTGACCCGCATCTCCGACCCATCATGCGCCGTCGGGCCAGGTCCTTGCCCAGTTCTCCAGAGAGGAAGCGTAGCGGGGTAGCTCCCTGTCGTGTTCTGGGTTGCAACACCCGTAAAAACCGGGTCAGGTTTGCTGACGCCTTGGGCCTGGAGCTGACGGAAGTGAAGGTCTTCCAGGCTGGGGAAGAGCCATCCATCCCGCTTCACGTTCTTTCCCGGCTGTCCATTAATTCGGATCTCTGTTGTAGCAGACTGGACCTGGAATTCACCATGCAGTGCCTGGTCCCTGACTTCCAGCAGCCGGGAGATTGCGAAGACTTCTTCAGCCGCCTGCAACAGCAACAGGTGTGCTTGGAACGAGTGTCCAGCTCAGATCTGGGCCTGAATGGCACAATCCGAGTGATCAATTTATCCTTCGAGAAGCAAGTGGCTGTGCGTTATACTTTTAATCACTGGACGAGCCAGCATGAAATAAACGCTCAGTGGCACAGCAGTCTTGCTGGTCAAGACAGTGAGACCCAAGTGGACattttcaccttcttccttcctatGCCCCCCTTCCTTCTTCAGCTTAGCTCAGTCATTGAGTTTGCAATCTTATACCGAGTCAATGGACAGGAACACTGGGATAGCAATCAGGACAAGAATTACACCCTCACTTGTAGGAATCATCCGCTTAAGATGCCCAGAGAATGTGAGGAGAGCTGGATTCATTTCATCTAA